A single region of the Vicia villosa cultivar HV-30 ecotype Madison, WI linkage group LG4, Vvil1.0, whole genome shotgun sequence genome encodes:
- the LOC131599131 gene encoding probable E3 ubiquitin-protein ligase RHY1A encodes MAGMLPGVESARRRRVHKAGVEPSNNRRSSFCLYSSNSESRLSSSSSMTQQDENLVGAAREAKQRLDDKFRSQTVSENTRKKNIKCVEGRKESIEELQIEVYGSKKSGPRKFSWSKLSWKASEQEDCAVCLESFKMGEKLIPLPCAHKFHSTCLKPWLENNSHCPCCRTAILSF; translated from the exons ATGGCAGGAATGCTCCCTGGTGTTGAATCTGCTAGAAGGAGACGTGTCCATAAGGCTGGAGTTGAACCTTCTAATAACAGACGCTCTTCTTTCTGTTTGTATTCCAGTAATTCTGAATCTCGTCTTTCCTCATCTTCTTCAATG ACACAGCAAGATGAGAATCTGGTAGGAGCAGCAAGAGAAGCTAAACAAAGATTGGATGACAAATTCAGATCCCAAACGGTATCAGAAAACACAAG GAAGAAGAACATAAAGTGTGTGGAGGGCAGAAAAGAAAGCATAGAGGAGTTACAAATTGAGGTGTATGGTTCAAAGAAAAGTGGGCCAAGGAAATTCAGTTGGAGCAAATTGAGCTGGAAAGCTTCAGAACAAGAGGATTGTGCTGTCTGTTTGGAATCATTTAAGATGGGAGAGAAATTGATTCCTCTACCTTGTGCTCACAAGTTTCATTCTACATGTTTGAAACCTTGGTTGGAAAATAACTCACACTGTCCATGTTGCAGAACTGCCATTCTTTCTTTCTGA